The Myroides phaeus DNA segment GTTTTTCAAAAAAATTGTAAATCTTTCCTGAACTGTGATCGTATTTTGCACCAGTTACACTTGCTAAACAATTCACCTCATCTCTTATTTTCAAGACTCCTAAAAACCCGAATATAATAGCCTCTTTAAAGTCTATTATCAAATTATCTGGTTTTTTGAAGATTAAATGGGGACTATTCTCTCTAATGCGATGCAGTAGATAATTATTGTGTGCACCACCTCCTGTTACCAATACCGTACTTCCTTGTTTCAACGATAATCCGTTAGCAGTTTGAATAGCGATATGTTCTACTATAGTTGCTAAGTAATCCTCCACAGACAAAGGGAACTTGGATAAAATTGGATTAACAAATGTTTTGACAAACTCTACTCCTAAAGACTTAGGTGCCTTTTCTTTATAGTAATCTAATGCATTTAGCTCTGCTAAAAGCTCACTATTCACTTTTCCTCTTGATGCGTGATGTCCCTCCGCATCATATTCTAATCCTACTTTACTCATCTGCGCATTGAGTAGTGTATTTACAGGAACAAGATCAAAAGCAATTCTATACCCCCTATTATTCTCATAAGACACATTGGCAAATCCACCTAAATTTAAACAAGCCTCATAATCTGCAAACAACAAACGATCGCCGATAGGCACTAATGGTGCGCCTTGTCCTCCTAAAAGTACATCCTGAACTCTAAAATCGCAAACTACCTTCTGTTCTATCAAATCAGACAACAAAGGCAAATTACCTATCTGCAATGTATAGCCTAAATCAGGCTTGTGAAATACCGTATGCCCGTGTGAACAAACAGCATCTACTTCTTTTATTTTATGTGTAATAATGAATTCGCGAATAACACTTGCCAAATGCACAGTATATCGCTCATCAAAATGTTCTATTTCCTCCCTATTCAAATTAATTGCATTGGCTAACTTCGTCTTCCACGCTTCAGAATAAGGTACAGTTTCTGCATTCAAAACCTCAAAAGACCATTTGCCACTATCACAAGTAAATTCGACATATACCAAATCAACCCCATCTAATGAGGTTCCTGACATTACTCCGATAATATTATACTGAAACTTTTTCATAGGGATAAAATTAAACAATGTTCATTGAATAATTGATTTAATTCATATATATTTGGAAACTACAATACTAAGAATCAACTAAAAAATTAAGATACGAAAAATGGACTTTAAATTATCAGAAGAGCAGTTGATGATTCAACAAGCTGCTCGTGACTTTGCTCAAACAGAATTACTACCTGGTGTTATCGAAAGAGACGAGAATCAAATTTTCCCAGCAGAACAAGTAAAAAAACTTGGAGAACTTGGTTTCTTAGGAATGATGGTTGACCCGAAATATGGAGGAAGTGGATTAGACAGCGTATCATACGTATTAGCAATGGAAGAAATTGCTAAAGTAGACGCTTCTGCAGCAGTAGTTATGTCTGTAAACAACTCATTAGTTTGTGCAGGATTAGAAAAATATGCAAGTGAAGAACAAAAAGTGAAATACCTTACTCCTCTTGCATCAGGTCAAGTAATCGGAGCTTTCTGTTTATCAGAGCCTGAAGCTGGATCAGACGCTACATCGCAAAAAACAACTGCGGTAGATATGGGAGATTACTACTTGTTAAACGGTACTAAAAACTGGATTACAAATGGTAGTACAGCTGATTACTACTTAGTAATAGCACAAACTCACCCAGAGAAAAAACACAAAGGAATCAATGCTTTCATCGTTGAAAAAGGATGGGAAGGATTTGAAATTGGAGCAAAAGAACAAAAAATGGGTATCCGTGGTTCTGATACGCATTCATTAATGTTTACTGATGTGAAAGTTCCTAAAGAAAACAGAATTGGAGAAGACGGATTTGGATTCGCTTTCGCAATGAATGTTCTTAACGGAGGGCGTATCGGTATTGCTTCTCAAGCATTAGGTATTGCACAAGGTGCTTACGAATTAGCTTTAAAATACGCTAAAGAACGTAAAGCATTTGGTACAGAAATTATCAACCACCAAGCAGTAGCTTTCAAATTAGCTGATATGGCTACTAACATCTCTGCAGCAAGAATGCTTTGTATGAAAGCAGCAGCTGAAAAAGATGCAGGACAAGATATCTCTATCTCTGGAGCAATGGCTAAATTATTCTCTTCGAAAACAGCAATGGATACAACAATCGAAGCTGTT contains these protein-coding regions:
- a CDS encoding anhydro-N-acetylmuramic acid kinase, which translates into the protein MKKFQYNIIGVMSGTSLDGVDLVYVEFTCDSGKWSFEVLNAETVPYSEAWKTKLANAINLNREEIEHFDERYTVHLASVIREFIITHKIKEVDAVCSHGHTVFHKPDLGYTLQIGNLPLLSDLIEQKVVCDFRVQDVLLGGQGAPLVPIGDRLLFADYEACLNLGGFANVSYENNRGYRIAFDLVPVNTLLNAQMSKVGLEYDAEGHHASRGKVNSELLAELNALDYYKEKAPKSLGVEFVKTFVNPILSKFPLSVEDYLATIVEHIAIQTANGLSLKQGSTVLVTGGGAHNNYLLHRIRENSPHLIFKKPDNLIIDFKEAIIFGFLGVLKIRDEVNCLASVTGAKYDHSSGKIYNFFEKHD
- a CDS encoding acyl-CoA dehydrogenase family protein gives rise to the protein MDFKLSEEQLMIQQAARDFAQTELLPGVIERDENQIFPAEQVKKLGELGFLGMMVDPKYGGSGLDSVSYVLAMEEIAKVDASAAVVMSVNNSLVCAGLEKYASEEQKVKYLTPLASGQVIGAFCLSEPEAGSDATSQKTTAVDMGDYYLLNGTKNWITNGSTADYYLVIAQTHPEKKHKGINAFIVEKGWEGFEIGAKEQKMGIRGSDTHSLMFTDVKVPKENRIGEDGFGFAFAMNVLNGGRIGIASQALGIAQGAYELALKYAKERKAFGTEIINHQAVAFKLADMATNISAARMLCMKAAAEKDAGQDISISGAMAKLFSSKTAMDTTIEAVQIHGGNGYVREYHVERMMRDAKITQIYEGTSEIQKIVISRGIAKE